One genomic window of Parabacteroides pacaensis includes the following:
- a CDS encoding glycosyltransferase family 4 protein gives MKVVHVCLGIEHFIDTWGYQQNLLPAYHARLGLETVVVAAQNAVPSFVDRVTREKIREKGNDYYIDRVRIRRIPCYFPRHFHIQVAKALYWVLEEEKPEIIFFHGVFSFSIFSCVRYKRKFAGVRLVIDNHGDDLNINPNKIYRFLFLRLLWRGMHFLIRKDVDRYYGVTNARCRLLEECLKIDKEKIKLLPIGADTGQAEEVVATREELRKKYGFSRHDFMIVHGGKLDSRKGTANLVRAYLTLKDTYPQVKLVLFGKFMDEQVKRIAQETEGVVCYSWLSRCETFELFKLADVSVWPIHHTTLIEDAFAAGLPVLFRKTPTTEHLINEDTVYLNSGLVEELVNCLEKLISGKERDRFLAAVEKTLTKINYYTVARTVIQDCFGNCLVGSSKILDRV, from the coding sequence ATGAAAGTAGTTCATGTATGTTTGGGAATTGAACATTTTATAGATACATGGGGTTACCAGCAGAATCTGCTCCCTGCTTATCATGCCCGCTTAGGGCTGGAAACCGTGGTGGTGGCGGCACAGAATGCGGTTCCTTCTTTTGTGGACCGGGTAACCCGGGAAAAAATCAGGGAGAAAGGGAATGATTATTATATAGATCGGGTAAGAATACGCCGGATTCCCTGTTATTTCCCCAGACATTTCCATATTCAGGTAGCTAAAGCGTTGTACTGGGTTTTAGAAGAGGAAAAACCGGAAATTATTTTTTTTCATGGAGTATTCAGTTTTTCTATATTTTCTTGTGTACGTTATAAAAGAAAATTTGCGGGGGTACGTTTGGTTATAGACAACCATGGAGACGATCTGAATATCAATCCGAATAAGATATATCGTTTTTTATTTTTACGTCTGCTATGGAGAGGAATGCATTTTCTTATACGCAAAGATGTAGACCGATATTACGGAGTAACGAACGCACGTTGCCGTTTATTGGAAGAGTGTCTGAAAATCGATAAAGAAAAGATAAAATTGTTACCGATCGGGGCAGATACAGGGCAGGCGGAAGAGGTTGTCGCTACGCGGGAGGAACTGCGGAAAAAATACGGTTTCTCTCGGCACGATTTTATGATTGTACATGGAGGAAAACTGGATTCTCGTAAAGGTACGGCTAATCTGGTCCGAGCTTACTTAACACTGAAGGACACCTATCCACAGGTAAAGTTGGTTTTATTTGGGAAATTTATGGATGAACAGGTGAAGCGTATAGCACAGGAGACGGAAGGTGTGGTTTGTTATTCTTGGTTATCCCGCTGTGAAACGTTCGAATTATTCAAATTGGCTGATGTTTCCGTATGGCCGATTCACCATACCACTTTGATCGAGGATGCTTTTGCTGCCGGTTTACCGGTGCTGTTCAGGAAAACCCCGACAACCGAACATTTGATCAATGAAGATACTGTATATCTAAATTCCGGTTTGGTAGAAGAGTTGGTGAACTGTCTGGAAAAATTGATTTCGGGAAAAGAACGGGATAGATTTTTAGCAGCAGTGGAAAAAACATTGACAAAGATCAATTATTATACGGTAGCTAGGACCGTTATCCAAGATTGTTTCGGAAATTGTCTGGTCGGTAGTAGTAAAATTTTGGACCGTGTCTAA
- a CDS encoding EpsG family protein yields MFDSPLLVFVIYLSLPLIFLLNARKTTKKKFFYWLSCAFLVWLAASRTIEIGSDTVSYHESYDYKTYLLTSQFELSWIVICTFGNWMQWSFHNLLALMSLLTLVPLYMVIFKVSKRPYISLFLYITTGFYFLSFNIMRQTIAISFFALAVVYFWEKSYMKTTFSALIAVAFHYTCLLMFPILFFISHLNRFSHRFKVNLLFLTLGTGFLFSNVVNWLMSFLPFEKYAVYSDYAVDKNANILALFLVNVLVNMQCYLCIRERKWTVLTNIYYASVVLVNIFGYNIGINRFIYYLSVFSILAIPEIIAGQKYRYSNLAVYVVFYNLFFYIFSILRNTSGVFPY; encoded by the coding sequence ATGTTTGATTCACCGCTTTTAGTATTTGTAATATATCTGAGTCTGCCATTAATATTCTTGTTGAATGCCCGAAAGACAACTAAAAAGAAATTTTTTTATTGGTTGAGTTGTGCGTTTTTAGTCTGGCTGGCTGCTTCCAGAACGATAGAAATAGGTTCGGACACGGTTTCTTACCATGAATCTTATGATTACAAAACTTATCTTCTGACAAGCCAGTTTGAGTTGAGTTGGATTGTGATCTGCACCTTTGGAAACTGGATGCAATGGAGTTTTCATAATTTATTGGCACTTATGTCCTTATTGACATTGGTTCCTCTTTATATGGTGATTTTCAAGGTGAGTAAACGACCGTATATATCCCTTTTTTTATATATAACTACCGGATTTTATTTTTTGTCTTTCAATATTATGAGACAAACTATAGCGATCAGCTTTTTTGCTTTGGCGGTGGTCTATTTTTGGGAAAAGAGCTATATGAAAACGACATTTTCTGCATTGATAGCTGTTGCCTTTCATTATACCTGTTTACTGATGTTCCCTATTTTGTTTTTTATTTCCCATCTGAATCGTTTTTCTCATCGCTTTAAAGTCAATCTTTTGTTTCTAACTCTTGGAACGGGGTTTCTTTTTTCCAATGTCGTCAATTGGTTGATGAGTTTTTTGCCTTTTGAAAAGTATGCGGTTTATTCGGATTATGCCGTAGATAAAAATGCGAATATCCTAGCCTTATTTTTGGTGAATGTATTGGTGAATATGCAATGTTATTTGTGTATCCGGGAAAGGAAATGGACGGTTCTGACGAACATATATTATGCATCTGTCGTTTTAGTCAATATTTTCGGATATAATATCGGAATCAACCGGTTTATTTATTATTTATCTGTTTTTTCTATCCTTGCTATTCCTGAAATTATTGCCGGACAAAAATATAGGTATTCAAATTTAGCCGTTTACGTGGTTTTTTATAATTTATTTTTTTACATATTTTCCATTTTGAGAAATACGAGCGGAGTATTTCCTTATTAA
- a CDS encoding glycosyltransferase family 4 protein — protein sequence MSKKIIRISTVPQSLNYMLEGQLRMLAGHYEIVGISSPGDLLNEVHMREGIRVIGIPMKRHISPWKDFVSLLRLIRIFMKEKPDMVHSVTPKAGLLAMLAAWITQVPVRMHTFTGLVFPTAEGKMKKILMLADRLICYCATHINPEGEGVKRDLKDYRITAKPMFVVANGNINGIDMQYFSRTAEIEAAAASYREEGCFTFCFVGRMVKDKGINELVRVFRKLYKERSRMRLLLVGPFEKELDPLFPETEQAIFHHPGIRFMGWQNDVRPFFAASDVFVFPSYREGFPNVVMQAGAMGLPSIVTNINGCNEIIIPYRNGILIPSKDENALYEAMRYVMENPRQISRMVVNARLMIGERYERRLVWKALLDTYRRILQNN from the coding sequence GTGTCTAAAAAAATTATCCGTATTTCTACGGTTCCCCAATCTTTGAATTATATGCTGGAGGGCCAGCTTCGTATGTTGGCCGGACATTATGAAATCGTAGGAATCTCTTCCCCCGGGGATTTGTTGAATGAAGTACATATGCGAGAAGGAATTCGGGTAATCGGAATTCCGATGAAGCGGCATATTTCGCCTTGGAAAGATTTCGTGTCTTTATTGCGTTTGATACGAATCTTTATGAAAGAAAAACCGGACATGGTCCATTCGGTTACTCCCAAAGCCGGTTTACTTGCTATGCTTGCAGCGTGGATAACCCAGGTACCGGTTAGAATGCATACTTTTACCGGCTTGGTATTTCCGACAGCTGAAGGAAAAATGAAAAAAATACTAATGCTGGCTGACCGGTTGATTTGTTATTGTGCTACACATATAAATCCCGAAGGGGAAGGTGTGAAAAGAGACCTGAAGGATTACCGAATTACTGCCAAACCGATGTTCGTTGTTGCCAATGGAAATATAAACGGTATCGATATGCAGTATTTTTCACGTACAGCCGAGATAGAAGCTGCTGCTGCATCTTACCGTGAAGAAGGGTGTTTTACTTTTTGTTTTGTAGGGAGGATGGTGAAGGACAAGGGGATAAATGAGCTGGTGCGCGTTTTTCGGAAATTGTATAAAGAACGTTCGCGGATGCGTTTGTTGTTGGTGGGACCTTTTGAAAAAGAACTGGATCCGTTGTTTCCCGAAACGGAACAGGCCATATTCCATCATCCCGGTATCCGGTTTATGGGCTGGCAAAACGACGTACGGCCTTTCTTTGCAGCTTCTGACGTTTTTGTTTTTCCCTCATACAGGGAAGGGTTCCCGAATGTCGTGATGCAAGCCGGAGCAATGGGACTACCTTCTATCGTTACGAATATCAACGGATGCAATGAAATAATTATCCCTTATCGGAATGGTATTCTTATTCCTTCAAAAGATGAAAACGCTCTTTATGAGGCGATGCGGTATGTCATGGAAAATCCCCGGCAAATCTCCC
- a CDS encoding nucleotide sugar dehydrogenase — protein sequence MKEIKIAVIGLGYVGLPLARLFSTKYKTIGFDLNKDRVAALQKGHDSTLEVPDDILRQAIRNGLSFTADPDSIRECNFYVVAVPTPVDVNNRPDLTPLIGASTTVGQVISKGDVVVYESTVYPGVTEEECLPVVEWVSGLKFNTDFYAGYSPERINPGDKEHTVEKIKKVTSGSTPEIADLVDRVYNSVLVNGTHKAPSIKVAEASKIIENSQRDVNIAFMNELAKIFNAMGIDTNDVIEAASSKWNFIKLKPGLVGGHCISVDPYYLIQKAQVYGVLPRVMAAARRLNDGMGDYVAHQVIKLMNKKGILVRNARFLLMGITFKENCPDIRNTKVIDIYSTLAEYSDRITVFDPWANAGQVKKEYGIEILTEEKELQGSYDSVVLCVSHREFLKMDIRKLLAENDGIVYDVKGILPASVIDGRL from the coding sequence ATGAAAGAAATTAAAATTGCAGTTATCGGTTTGGGATACGTGGGGCTTCCCTTGGCACGGTTGTTTTCTACTAAATATAAAACGATCGGTTTCGATTTGAATAAAGACCGGGTAGCAGCTTTACAAAAGGGGCATGATTCTACTTTGGAGGTTCCGGATGATATACTCCGGCAGGCTATTCGGAACGGGTTGTCTTTTACGGCTGATCCGGATAGTATCCGGGAATGTAATTTTTATGTAGTAGCGGTACCTACTCCTGTGGATGTAAACAATCGACCCGATTTGACTCCATTGATCGGTGCAAGTACGACTGTTGGTCAGGTAATTAGTAAAGGAGATGTGGTTGTCTATGAATCGACTGTTTATCCAGGAGTTACAGAGGAAGAATGTCTCCCGGTCGTCGAATGGGTTTCGGGTTTGAAATTTAATACTGATTTTTATGCGGGATATTCCCCCGAACGTATCAATCCAGGGGACAAGGAGCATACTGTAGAAAAGATTAAAAAAGTTACTTCTGGTTCTACTCCTGAGATAGCGGATCTGGTTGACAGGGTATACAATTCCGTTTTAGTGAATGGTACACATAAGGCACCTTCTATAAAAGTAGCGGAAGCTTCTAAAATTATAGAAAATTCACAACGGGATGTCAATATTGCATTTATGAATGAATTGGCTAAGATATTCAATGCTATGGGTATAGATACGAACGATGTAATCGAGGCCGCTTCTTCGAAATGGAATTTTATTAAGTTGAAACCCGGTTTAGTCGGAGGACATTGTATTAGTGTAGACCCTTATTATTTAATTCAGAAAGCACAGGTATACGGTGTCTTGCCGCGAGTTATGGCAGCCGCTCGCCGTTTGAATGACGGGATGGGAGACTATGTCGCCCATCAAGTAATTAAGTTGATGAACAAGAAAGGTATTTTGGTTAGAAATGCCCGCTTTCTTTTGATGGGTATTACCTTCAAAGAAAACTGTCCTGACATAAGGAACACGAAAGTCATCGATATTTATTCCACACTAGCGGAATATTCGGACCGGATTACTGTTTTTGATCCTTGGGCAAATGCCGGACAAGTGAAAAAAGAGTATGGGATCGAAATACTGACGGAAGAAAAAGAACTGCAGGGAAGTTACGATTCGGTTGTATTGTGTGTGTCCCACCGGGAATTTTTAAAAATGGATATTCGAAAATTGCTGGCAGAAAATGACGGAATTGTTTACGATGTAAAAGGAATATTACCAGCTTCCGTTATCGACGGAAGATTGTGA